One region of Alosa sapidissima isolate fAloSap1 chromosome 1, fAloSap1.pri, whole genome shotgun sequence genomic DNA includes:
- the cdkn1d gene encoding cyclin-dependent kinase inhibitor 1D isoform X1, giving the protein MSAQECLPVRLNTRKLHVGLWKALNVHVHKNRLMAMALSERDAEVPMEETRGRCGVRRNLFGPVDHQQLEQEFQRLLCMTVDTATRRWDFDFLSDRPSPGSTLQWEELRCQDVPAFYHSRVVKRAGSGRWRSEVGTSSSSSSTSSSSSSSPTHSSSEGNASPPLWNSRAMKRSFSALSVAMAPKHKQATITDFFTVRKRRRLHHKSMSRQ; this is encoded by the exons ATGTCCGCTCAGGAATGTCTCCCCGTGCGCCTAAACACACGAAAACTTCACGTGGGTCTGTGGAAAGCGCTGAATGTGCACGTGCATAAGAACAG acTCATGGCCATGGCTCTATCTGAGCGGGACGCTGAAGTTCCTATGGAGGAGAccagggggcgctgtggcgtgCGGCGGAATCTCTTCGGCCCCGTCGACCACCAGCAGCTTGAGCAGGAATTCCAGCGCCTGCTGTGCATGACCGTTGACACGGCAACGCGCCGCTGGGACTTTGACTTCCTGTCTGATCGCCCCTCCCCCGGCTCCACCCTGCAGTGGGAGGAGCTGCGATGCCAGGATGTGCCAGCGTTCTACCACAGCCGAGTGGTGAAGAGGGCAGGAAGTGGGCGCTGGAGGAGTGAGGTgggcacctcctcctcttcctcctccacctcatcctcctcctcctcctctcccacccaCTCCTCCAGCGAGGGGAACGCCAGTCCTCCCCTGTGGAACAGCAGGGCCATGAAGAGGAGCTTCAGCGCACTCAGCGTTGCCATGGCACCCAAACACAAACAGGCCACCATTACAG ACTTCTTCacggtgaggaagaggaggcgccTGCATCACAAGTCCATGTCACGTCAGTAG
- the cdkn1d gene encoding cyclin-dependent kinase inhibitor 1D isoform X3: MAMALSERDAEVPMEETRGRCGVRRNLFGPVDHQQLEQEFQRLLCMTVDTATRRWDFDFLSDRPSPGSTLQWEELRCQDVPAFYHSRVVKRAGSGRWRSEVGTSSSSSSTSSSSSSSPTHSSSEGNASPPLWNSRAMKRSFSALSVAMAPKHKQATITDFFTVRKRRRLHHKSMSRQ; encoded by the exons ATGGCCATGGCTCTATCTGAGCGGGACGCTGAAGTTCCTATGGAGGAGAccagggggcgctgtggcgtgCGGCGGAATCTCTTCGGCCCCGTCGACCACCAGCAGCTTGAGCAGGAATTCCAGCGCCTGCTGTGCATGACCGTTGACACGGCAACGCGCCGCTGGGACTTTGACTTCCTGTCTGATCGCCCCTCCCCCGGCTCCACCCTGCAGTGGGAGGAGCTGCGATGCCAGGATGTGCCAGCGTTCTACCACAGCCGAGTGGTGAAGAGGGCAGGAAGTGGGCGCTGGAGGAGTGAGGTgggcacctcctcctcttcctcctccacctcatcctcctcctcctcctctcccacccaCTCCTCCAGCGAGGGGAACGCCAGTCCTCCCCTGTGGAACAGCAGGGCCATGAAGAGGAGCTTCAGCGCACTCAGCGTTGCCATGGCACCCAAACACAAACAGGCCACCATTACAG ACTTCTTCacggtgaggaagaggaggcgccTGCATCACAAGTCCATGTCACGTCAGTAG
- the cdkn1d gene encoding cyclin-dependent kinase inhibitor 1D isoform X2, producing MRQILHRTDRQLRRRLMAMALSERDAEVPMEETRGRCGVRRNLFGPVDHQQLEQEFQRLLCMTVDTATRRWDFDFLSDRPSPGSTLQWEELRCQDVPAFYHSRVVKRAGSGRWRSEVGTSSSSSSTSSSSSSSPTHSSSEGNASPPLWNSRAMKRSFSALSVAMAPKHKQATITDFFTVRKRRRLHHKSMSRQ from the exons ATGCGCCAGATTCTTCACCGTACAGACCGACAGCTGAGGCGCAG acTCATGGCCATGGCTCTATCTGAGCGGGACGCTGAAGTTCCTATGGAGGAGAccagggggcgctgtggcgtgCGGCGGAATCTCTTCGGCCCCGTCGACCACCAGCAGCTTGAGCAGGAATTCCAGCGCCTGCTGTGCATGACCGTTGACACGGCAACGCGCCGCTGGGACTTTGACTTCCTGTCTGATCGCCCCTCCCCCGGCTCCACCCTGCAGTGGGAGGAGCTGCGATGCCAGGATGTGCCAGCGTTCTACCACAGCCGAGTGGTGAAGAGGGCAGGAAGTGGGCGCTGGAGGAGTGAGGTgggcacctcctcctcttcctcctccacctcatcctcctcctcctcctctcccacccaCTCCTCCAGCGAGGGGAACGCCAGTCCTCCCCTGTGGAACAGCAGGGCCATGAAGAGGAGCTTCAGCGCACTCAGCGTTGCCATGGCACCCAAACACAAACAGGCCACCATTACAG ACTTCTTCacggtgaggaagaggaggcgccTGCATCACAAGTCCATGTCACGTCAGTAG